CCGACAAGACAGTGCCTATCGACTATGCCGTTGCGGTGATGCGGATTGCCCGGGAGTTGAATGCGAGGACGGTGTTGTCGGTGGATAACAAATAATTATCGTCTTGCCCGGATCATCCGGTCTTTGCCCTGCATATCCTTTTTTAGGGTGACTTCGTTCAGGCCTTCACTTTCGAAGAGCGCGGCTGTTTGGGGGCCGAGGGATTCGTTGATCTCTACGTATAGTACGGTCCCCGCATTTGTGACGCGGGCGAGCTTTCTATAGAATACAAGTGCGTCGTCGTCGGGTACGAACAGTGCCAGGTGCGGTTCCTGGGTGAGGACGCGGTCGTGCATCGCGGCCTTTTCTTTTTCTGCGATATAAGGAGGGTTACTTACCAGGATGTCGACCGCCGGAAGCGTTGTCCAGGTGGATTTGTCCAGGAAGTCCGCCTGGATGAAGCGGACCGGTGCGTGGTGGCGTTCGGCGTTGGCGCGGGCTATGGTTAACGCGCCGGGGGAGACATCCAGGGCGTGGATCGCGGCGTTGGGGAGGTGTTTTTGAAGGGCGATGGGGATGCAGCCGCTGCCGGTGCCGATGTCGAGGATGCGCGGGGCGCCGCTGCGGGCGTCTTCGACGATCCAGTGTACAAGCTCTTCCGTTTCGGGCCGCGGGATCAGGACGTCTTCGTTGACATGGAAAAGGAGCCCATCGAACCAAGCCTCCCCAAGCACATACTGGACAGGCCGCTGGCGCAGGAGCTGGGCGAGGTCGGCTTCAAGTTGGGCGGCCTGCCCGGGGGCCAGGGGATCGGTCTTGCGGAGGATGCGGTCCATGCGTCGCAGACCCAGGCGGCTTTCCAGGACGAGGTCGGCCACGGAAGCGGCCTCGCGAGGGTCGTAGACCGCCAGGAGGGAGCGGGTGAGGTATTCGTAGGCGGCGCCGGTCGTCATGGCTGCAAACGTAGTACTTTTGCAGCATGAGCACGCACGAAAGGTATATGCGGCGTTGTCTGCAACTGGCGGCCCTGGGGGCGGGGAGCGTGGCGCCCAACCCCATGGTCGGTGCGGTGTTGGTGTACCGCGACCTGGTGATCGGTGAGGGGTATCACCAGCGCTATGGACAGGCGCATGCGGAAGTCCATTGCATCAGGGATGCGGAGGAACGGTTTGCGGCGGGGCAGTGGGCGAACTTAGGTTTTGCCGACGCGGGGGCTTTGCTGGCGGCGTCGACCTTGTATGTGTCGCTGGAGCCTTGCGCTCATCATGGGAAAACGCCCCCCTGTGCGGACCTGGTGGTGGCGAAAGGCATCCGGCGCGTGGTCGTGGGGGTGCGTGATCCATTTCCGGAAGTGAATGGTAAAGGCATCGACAAACTGCTCCGGGCGGGGATCGAAGTGATTTGTCCAGTGTTGGAGGAGGACTGCATGGCGCTCAACAGGCGTTTTTTCACTTTTCATACAAAGCACCGGCCCTATATCATCCTGAAGTGGGCGCAAAGCGCGGATGGGTGTATTGGCCGGGAGGGACAGCGGATCGCGGTGTCCAATGCCTGGTCGAAACGGCTTGTCCATCGCTGGCGGAGTGAGGAGGCCTCGATCCTTGTGGGGGGGCATACGGCAAGGGTGGACGATCCGGCACTGACGAACCGGTACTGGCCGGGACCCAGTCCGCTCCGGTTGGTGTTGGATCCGGATGGGGTGCTGACCCCGGGTATGAAGGTGCTGGACGGAGAGGCGCCGACGGTGGTGTATCCGACCCGGGACCTTCGCGAAGTCTTGTCGGACCTGCACCGGCGATCAGCCCAAAGCGTGCTGGTGGAAGGGGGCGCCCGTTTGTTAACCTCCTTTATCGCCGGGGGGCTTTTTGACGAAATCCGGGTGATCCGGTCGGAAACGGTGCACCTGCCGGGCGGGATACCCGCCCCCGTTATGCCGGTGGTACCGCTTCAGCGGTCTTTTGCGTTGGGGGACGACCGTGTGTTCATTTATAGTAGTTTTGTGACGCATGGATATTGGGGCTGACGTTTATTATACCATCGACAAGCCGTCGGTGGCTGAATTCAAGGACCGGGGCAGCCGGTTTATTGCTTTTGCCTATCCTATTCTCACCCAGGCCGATTTCAAAGAATGTTTGCAGAAGGTAAAAAAAGAACACCCCAAGGCGGACCACCATTGTTTCGCCTATCGTCTGGGCGTGGATGGTCTTCAGTTCCGTTCGGGGGACGATGGGGAACCCGCGGGCAGTGCGGGGCGGCCGATCCTCGGACAGCTTGATTCCAAAGAACTGACCAATACCGCGGTGATCGTGGTGCGCTATTTCGGGGGAACGCTTTTAGGCGTACCGGGGCTGATCAATGCGTATAAAACCGCAACGGCGCTGGCGCTCCAGGTGGTGCCGATCGTCTCCAAACCGGTGGAGGTGCCGTACGAGCTGCACTTCGACTATACACAACTCAACGACGTGATGCAGGTGGTGCGTCAACAACAGTGCCGTGTGATCGAACAGGACTTGCAACTGTTTTGCCGCATGGTCGTGGGGATACCCAAGGTGCGGCTGACGGAGGCGTTGTACAAGCTTGGGGAGTTGTATACGGTGGAGGTCAAAAAAGTCTGACGCTTTTGCGGCCGCGCACCCTGCGCGGATTTCTCAATGCTGCCGCCCGATATTCCCGTTCGGATCGATGGTCCACGTTTCATGGGTGTCCGGGGCGGTCAGCATCGCAATGAAGGTATGGGCGGTGGCTTCGATGGTGAGCGCCGTGCTATGTCCATCGATCGCGCTTTCCGCGGCCAGGCCAAGCCCGGCGGCATCCGTATAGGTGCCGTGCGTACCGTGATACATCATTTCCCTGTAGGCCACTTCCCAAAGACGGTTTTTTAGCGACTCGGAGAAGGGAAGCGTGAACGCCGTATCGTGGTCTGCAAACAAGAGGTACCCCCAACGCTCTGGAAAGTGCATGTTGATGACGCCTTGCGGGGACCACACCCAGTTGTGCTCGGGTACGTTTTGGCGTTTTACATAATGGCCGTCCTGTACGTCGGTGTCCCATTCGACACGGGAGAAATTGATGCGCCACAGGGACCCGGGGGCGGGCGTTTCTGTGCCGTTACCCATGCTGATGGCGGCGATGGGGACGGCCATTTCCACGGTCCAGCCGCGGTCGGTGTCCCCGGGATGATTGAGGGTACCGTCGATGTGTACGGCCTTTTGGAGACCGGTGGCGTCCCAGGAGATCAACGCGTTCCCGCCGACCCGGTAGGGTTCGGGCAGGTAAAGATCGAAGAGGGTGCCCAGGGCGTTGATCTCCATTTCGAAATAGTGCCTGGCGTTGTTATCGGGGTTGACAAAGACCTCGAAGTCGTTGTCGTGGAAGATGATGTCGTCGTGATGGTTCAGTGTTGCCCATACATCGGGTTCTTCGAGCTGGGCGGCGATATAGAGATAGTGTTCGTCCCACAGCATCTTTGCCCGGGTGCGAAAGCGCGGGCGGGGACGGATATCACCTTCAATATCGGAAAAGTCCCCGGTCCAGGGGGCCGTTTGCCAGGCGGCGTCGTCCAGCCGGCCGTCGATGTGCGGGGGCACGGACGTTTTTTGAACGACATAGTGCAGGGGCATCCGGGTCAGCCGGGTAAGAAGGGCGCTGTCGTCCTGGGCGGTGGCGCGAAGGGCGGACAGGAGCAGGAGGAAAAAGAGGGGTTTCATACGCGGAAGCGGGCGCTGGGCCGCGCATTTTTGGGGCCACCCGTATAGTCGTAAAATCCTTCGCCGCTTTTAATCCCCAGGCGGCCGGCGGTTACCATATTGACCAGGAGGGGACAGGGGGCGTATTTGGGCTGGCCAAAGCCGTCGTGGAGGACGCGCAGGATGGACAGGCAAACGTCCAGGCCGATGAAGTCGGCGAGCTGGAGCGGGCCCATCGGGTGGGCCATGCCGAGCTTCATTACGGTATCGATGGCTTCCACGCCCGCCACGCCTTCATAGAGGCTGAAGATGGCCTCGTTGATCATCGGCATGAGGATGCGGTTGGCGATAAAACCCGGGTAATCGTTGACCACGCACGGCACCTTTTCCAGCCGTTGGGAAAGGGCGACCACGGTGTCGGTCACAGTAGACTGGGTGGCGTACCCGTTGATGACTTCGACGAGTTTCATCACGGGTACCGGATTCATGAAGTGCATGCCGATCACCTGACCCGGCCGGCGCGTGGCCGCGGCGATCCGGGAGATGCTGATGGAGGATGTATTGGTGGCCAGGATGGCGTGTTCCGGTGCCGCCTGGTCGATGCTGCCAAAGATCTGGAGTTTGAGCGTCACGTCTTCGGTGGCGGCCTCGACAACGAGGTCCGCGTCGCGTACGCCCTCCTGGATCGTGGTCACGGTCCGGATGCGGGCCAGGGTGGCGTCTTTTAGCGTCTCAGGGATGCTTCCCTTTGCCACCTGGCGGTCGAGGTTGGCCGCGATGGTGTGCAGGGCTTTGTCCAGGCGCTCTGTGGAAACGTCTACAAGGGTCACCGGGTAGCCGTACTGGGCGAAAGTATGCGCGATTCCATTACCCATGGTACCCGCCCCGATCACTGCAACCGTTTGTTCAGCCATGACGGAACTAATAATTGTCGTCGGAATTGTTTTTGAAGTCACCCCTTTTCCATGCTTTGATAAACTCGCTCCAGGCAAAGGGGTTGAAGATGTTCTGTGGGGGGGCCTGCCCGGTATAATACATGCTCCGGGCCTGTTGCGTCAATTGGTAGTTGGTCATTTCCCGGGCGTCCCTGGGCAGGGTCCTGAGGAGACGCGCCCTTTGCTTCGGGTCCATGTTCTTGGTGGCGGTGGCCATGGCGTCGTCCTTGAACTCCATCGTCACAAAGTCCCGCTCGAACTGTTCCCGGGTGGGCCGGGGCCGGAGCACGACCGTGGTCATATACTTGCTGGTGTCTGCGGACATCAGGGCAACGAGGCTGTATTGATTGCCCACGATATCGGTGGGGACCTTTTTCTCCACCGGGGTATAACCGACGAAGGTGAATTGCAGGACGTCTCCCTTGAGTACGACGATCGAAAACACCCCCTGCTCGTTGGCTACGGCGCCCCTCCTCTCCCCTTTGACCATGATGGTGGCGCCGGGAAGGGCCTTAAGGCTGTCAGAGGACATGACCACACCAACCAACTGCACGACCGAGTCCTTGAAATTCTCAAATTGAGCAAAGGTCCTTGATGCGGGTAAAATGCCGATCACCCCAAGCAGACAAATTTTCAGCAATCTCTTCATAAAGTGTAAATACTCCGTCAACGGGCAAGATACCCCCATTTTACCAGATTCAAGCAAAGTAAGGTGATCAATGGTTAATTTTGCGGGAGGGAAACTATTTTAACAAATGTATAAAAGATGACGGAACAGCAAGTATTGAAGGCGCTTGGAAACGTCCAGGAACCGGACCTCGGGAAGGATATCGTGACCCTGGATATGGTAAAAGATATTCATATCGAAGGCAGGAAAGTCCGCTTCACGGTGGTCCTGACCACCCCGGCCTGCCCGCTCAAGGATATGATCCACAATGCCTGTGTGAACGCGATCCATCTGTTGGTGGACAAGGAGGCCGAGGTCGACGTACACTTTACGGCAAATGTTAGCTCTAATAGGCTGGATAGCAAGCAATTACTACCCAAGGTCCGGAACATCATCGCGGTGGTGTCTGGAAAAGGTGGCGTAGGGAAGTCCACCGTGGCGGCCAACCTGGCCCTCGCACTGGCCAAGGGAGGCGCTTCCGTGGGGCTGATGGATGCAGACATCTATGGGCCGAGCGTGCCCATCATGTTTGGTGTCCGCGGCGAACGTCCGCTGATGACGACGGTGAATGGGAAAAATATGATCGCCCCGCTGGAACAATATGGCATCCAATTGATGAGCATTGGTCTTCTGGTGGATGAAAAACAAGCGGTGGTGTGGAGAGGACCCATGGTCTCCACGGCGATCCGCCAGTTCGTGACAGACGTGTACTGGGGCGAGCTCGACTACCTGGTCATCGACATGCCGCCGGGAACGGGGGACATCCACCTCACCCTGTTGCAAACGGTACCGGTGACGGGCGTGGTGATCGTAACAACGCCGCAAAAGGTGGCCCTGGCGGATGCCCGCAAGGGGATCGCCATGTTCGGACAGGCGCAGCTCAACGTGCCCATCATCGGGGTGGTGGAAAATATGAGCTATTTCGTACCCGCGGAATTGCCCGATCATACGTATTACATATTTGGAAAAGAAGGAGGCAGGCGTCTCGCTGAAGAATTTGACGTTCCGTTCCTGGGGCAGATACCCCTGGTCCAGGGGATCCGCGAAGGGGGCGACCAGGGTGTGCCGGCCATGATGGGAGACGACGCGGTCAGCCGGAAGGCTTTCCTGGACGTCGCCGGAGCGGCGGTGCGCAGCATTGCCATGCGGAATGCGCACCTCGACGCAGCGAAGGCGGCCAGCGTCGTCAATGCATAAGATCATGTATATACCTAGACGATACGAAGAAAAAGACAGGGCATCGATCCTCGACCACCTGCGGACCCATTCCTTTGCGATCCTGGTCTCCGTCATGGAGGGCAGGCCCATTGGTACGCACATCCCCTTGTTGACGGTGGAGGAGGGCGATACGCTTTTCCTTGTCGGCCATATCAGCCGTGGGAACGAGCAAAAACACGCACTGGTGGAAGGCGCCACGGTGCTGGCGATTTTTCCGGGTCCGCACGCCTATGTGTCACCCCGCTGGTATACCAAAATGATGGTGCCGACCTGGAACTACCTGTCGGTACACGCCTATGGTACCGTGGAGCTGATGGAAGGAGAAGCGCTCGCGGCAGCCGTCACCGCTATGGTCGACCATTACGAGCATGGGATGCCGCGGCCGGTGCACGTATCGGAAATACCGGAGAAGTCATTTCAAGATGACCTCCGCGGCATCGTCGGTTTCCGTATCCGCGTGACGGAACTCCAGGCCGTGGCAAAGCTGAGCCAGAACCGGGATGACGAAAGTTACCACAATGTCGCCCGTGAACTGGACCAGTCCGGCGATGCCTCTGCCCGCGACGTCGCCGCGGAAATGAGAAAGCGCCGGGATATTTCGTAATTTTGTGAGCGCATGACACGCATCCAACTGATACAATCGATCCGGGAACGCGGCTCTTATCTTTGCGTGGGGTTGGACCCGGACCTGGACAAGGTACCCGCCCATCTGCTCGGAGAAGAAGATCCTATTTTCGCCTTCAATAAAGAGATCATCGATGCCACGCGCGATCTTTGCGTGGCCTACAAGCTCAACACCGCCTTTTACGAATGTTATGGCGTGGAGGGCTGGCGGGCGCTGGAGCGTACGGTTTCCCATATCGGTCAGGACCACTTCCTGATCGCCGACGCCAAAAGGGGGGACATCGGGAATACGTCCACCCAATACGCCAAGGCCTTTTTTGAACGCCTGCCGTTTGACGCGGTGACGGTAGCGCCTTACATGGGCGCCGATAGCGTCAAACCCTTCCTTGCTTTTGACGGGAAGTGGGCCATCGTTCTCGGGCTGACGTCGAACCCGGGCGCCGCGGACTTCGAGCTCCAGGAGGCAGGAGGCATGCCGCTCTACGAACGGGTGTTATCGACCGTCAGCGGATGGGGCCATCCGGACAACCTGATGTTTGTCGTAGGCGCCACACAGGCCTCCGCGTTTGTCCGGATCCGCAAACTGGTACCGGACCATTTTCTCCTGGTTCCCGGGGTGGGTGCACAAGGCGGCAGCCTCCGGGAAATTTCCGAAAAAGCCGCCAACAGTGACCTGGGTCTCCTGGTGAATGTTTCCCGGGGTATTACCTATGCAGGTAAGGGTGAGGACTTTGCATCCGCCGCACGGGCCGCGGCACAAGCATACCAGCAGGAAATGCAACCGTACGTGGATAAAATTTTGCGGGTAAAAATTATTAAATAATTTTAGGGCGACTTGTTGTCAAGGGTCACGATATTACTCCTGCTGTTTTCCGTGAGGATTTTTCTCGGACCGATGACTTTTGCCTGGGGCAACCGCGCCCATATCGACGTAGTCGAGGCCTTCGGACACGTCAAGCTGCATAAAAGCAGGGCTTCCTTTATCGACGTACAACGGTTTTCCACCTCCATGTGCCTGGCACCGGGGTGCTCGTTTACGATTCGCGAAGTCTCTGATTGCGTACCCGTCCCGCATGGACGCCGGACGGTGTTGCCGCTCGCTTATGTGGGCGTAAAGCCGCTGGCGGTACCCCTGCCCCAGCAATATCTGCCCCGGTTGGGCGCTTCCCACAAAGAGATTTTATTGATTTGACCCTCCGCACCGGAGGGATGCAATGACGGCGCCGTACATTCGGCAACGCCGTTTTTCCAACTCATTTATATTACTTGCATCCGACTTAACAAGCCATTGGCTTTTAAAGAGGATTACGGCCTGTTTCTACAGGCCGTTTCTATTTGCCACAAGTTTAGGCAATATTCCCGGATTTTTAATGCGGGGGGGCACGCCCCCCCGCGTTTTAACGAAAGTACAGCGGAATCAACAACTTGACGGAGAGGTTCCGGCCCATATTGAATACGCCGACGCGGTCGGTGGTATAGTTTACGGGATAGTATTTGAACCGGCTCATATAGTCCATGTAGGCGGTGTTGAACAGATTGGTGCATTGAATGAAGACCTGGCAGGCGGTGCGCCCCCTGGATGGGATATCCCCGCCGAGGCCTGCATTGAAAAGGACATAACCCTTCGTGGCGGAACGGCTGGCAGCGTATTCAAAGGGGGTAAGGGCGGTGTTCAGGCCGTTGTAAATCGCGTATTGCTGGTAGACGTCCTTTTGCTCAAAACAATCCAGCACACCTATTTTCAGATAGGCGTTCTTTACCCCTTTGGCCGAAGGAAGGACGTTGAACTTCAGGTCGGCAGTAATACGGGTGGGGGGTACAAAGGGCAGGTATTTGACCGAGTCAGGCGCATGGAGCAAACTGCCATAGACAACACTTAGTCCCGACTGCAGTTCTACCCAGCGGAGTCCGGAAGGGTGGATGTCCAGGCTGAGCTCTCCACCATACAGTTGGGCTTTGCCCTGGGTGTATTTGTAGACGGGTGCATCACCCAGCCCGGCGGCATTGAGGGAGTTGTTGATGGAATCACCCCCGAATACACTTTGCAACCCCTGCGCGTATATGAAGTCATGGATACTGTTGTTGAACAGGTCCAGCTCGACTTGTACGTCTTTGGAGCGGACGCCAAACACCAGGTCTTCTTCCAGGCTGGTCTCGGGTTTGAGTGCCGGGTCGCCGATCTCATAGACCACGGTGCCGTCGTGTACGCCGTTGGCGCCGCATTCGGCGACATTGGGTGCTCTCCAGCCGCGGGCTATATTGGCCTTTACATAGAGGTGGCTGGTGAGGTCGTAGGTGACGCCTGCGCTAAAGGAGAGACCGCTGAACCTGGACGTGAATCCCTGGAATTCATGAAAGCCGTTTGGGGCATCGGGTGCCACGGGGGCTTGTGTCGTGGAATCAACCCAGTGATCCACGCCGTGGAAGGTGCGGGTATCGTACCTAAGCCCACCGCTCAGGTGTAGTTTTCCGATCGCCTGGTTGACGATGGCAAAGCCGCCGATCTGAAAAAAGTTATAATTGGGGATCAGCATCAGGGTACCCAGGCTTTGGGAAGATTGATAGACACCATTCACCCCGGCGGTATAGTTGAACCCTCCGATCTGCCGGGACAGGTAACGGATGTCATACGTCGCTGCGTTGGAAAAATAATAGATGTCGGGCGTATTGGGCATCGTGGGATCATTGGTCTCCTGCCGCTGGTTTTTCTGCCAGGAGAATATCCCGGTAACGCGGCCCTGGCCAATCGCTATGCTGTTGTCCCAAACCAGTTTCGTATGCCTGATCCGTTGGTTGATGCAAAAGGGCGTATACGATTTTTGTTCCTGTTCTGTGGGGATCACATAGGTGGGTTGTCCATTGTTCAGGTCGGGGTAAGAGACTTGTCTTTCCATCAAACCCGTTGCCGAATCCCTGGTGCCGTCCACGATCCCCGTCTTCATATCGAAATAACTGCCGTGCAGTTGGGTATAACCCCACTTGCGGTGAACACCGATCGTTCCATCGGCATTGACGTTGCTGAATTGGGAATTCAGGGCGTACCCGTCATAAGGATCCTGGTAAGCATGCGCCATGATGTTGTCTATCCGGGCGCTCCAGGCGATGCCGCCCCTGGTGCCCGCCAGGGAAACCATGTTGTTGATCAGGCCATTGTTGGTCTGGTAGTCGAACAGGATTTTACCTTTGGTCTGTCCTTCCGGCAGCGGCTGCTCTGGTATGAGGTTGACCACGCCGGCGATGGCATCGGAACCATAAGAAAGGGAGGCGGGGCCTTTCAGGATCTCGTACCGGTTGACCGCATCCGGATCGGCCTCGATACCGAATTCATCAAACCATGCCTGGTCCACCTGTTCCACGCCGTCATTGATCGTCAGCACCCTGTTGTATCCCAAACCCCTGATGACGGGTTTGGATATACTTTGACCGTCGGTCATGGCGGAAACCCCGGGTACTTTCGCCACCGCGTCGATGACGTTGGTGGACGTATTTTCCATAAGATAGGTATCATCTACTGTAGCCACGGTAACGGGGCTTTTGTTCTGATCGGTGGCCGAGGTGACACCGGTAATGGTGATCTCATTCAACTCCATAAGGGAAGGGATCATGGCGTAATCCAGATGGCTAACCCCCTTTATGGTGATGGTTTCCAGGTGACGGGCGTACCCGGTTTTGGAGATGTCCACCAGGAAGGTCCCAGGGGGAATATTCTTCAGCCGGTAGTTTCCGGATGAATCCGATACGGCGCCCGACTTCAGGTCGGGTATATATACCACCGCCCCGGGCAAAGGAGTCCCGGTGCGTATATCCTTGATCAAACCTTTTAGTTCCTGTTGCGCCATACATGCCACGGGGGCAATAGCCATTAAACAAAGGACAATATGCTTGCCTCTCATACACAGCTTTATTGATTGGTGTAAATACGGGTGGGCCCCAACGGGGGGCCTAAGATAAGGAGGAGGAAGGTCAGGCCCGGGGCGGAGGGAAGACAACCTCCCTGTAT
This sequence is a window from Dinghuibacter silviterrae. Protein-coding genes within it:
- the pyrF gene encoding orotidine-5'-phosphate decarboxylase, which codes for MTRIQLIQSIRERGSYLCVGLDPDLDKVPAHLLGEEDPIFAFNKEIIDATRDLCVAYKLNTAFYECYGVEGWRALERTVSHIGQDHFLIADAKRGDIGNTSTQYAKAFFERLPFDAVTVAPYMGADSVKPFLAFDGKWAIVLGLTSNPGAADFELQEAGGMPLYERVLSTVSGWGHPDNLMFVVGATQASAFVRIRKLVPDHFLLVPGVGAQGGSLREISEKAANSDLGLLVNVSRGITYAGKGEDFASAARAAAQAYQQEMQPYVDKILRVKIIK
- a CDS encoding carbohydrate-binding family 9-like protein; translation: MKPLFFLLLLSALRATAQDDSALLTRLTRMPLHYVVQKTSVPPHIDGRLDDAAWQTAPWTGDFSDIEGDIRPRPRFRTRAKMLWDEHYLYIAAQLEEPDVWATLNHHDDIIFHDNDFEVFVNPDNNARHYFEMEINALGTLFDLYLPEPYRVGGNALISWDATGLQKAVHIDGTLNHPGDTDRGWTVEMAVPIAAISMGNGTETPAPGSLWRINFSRVEWDTDVQDGHYVKRQNVPEHNWVWSPQGVINMHFPERWGYLLFADHDTAFTLPFSESLKNRLWEVAYREMMYHGTHGTYTDAAGLGLAAESAIDGHSTALTIEATAHTFIAMLTAPDTHETWTIDPNGNIGRQH
- the prmC gene encoding peptide chain release factor N(5)-glutamine methyltransferase produces the protein MTTGAAYEYLTRSLLAVYDPREAASVADLVLESRLGLRRMDRILRKTDPLAPGQAAQLEADLAQLLRQRPVQYVLGEAWFDGLLFHVNEDVLIPRPETEELVHWIVEDARSGAPRILDIGTGSGCIPIALQKHLPNAAIHALDVSPGALTIARANAERHHAPVRFIQADFLDKSTWTTLPAVDILVSNPPYIAEKEKAAMHDRVLTQEPHLALFVPDDDALVFYRKLARVTNAGTVLYVEINESLGPQTAALFESEGLNEVTLKKDMQGKDRMIRARR
- a CDS encoding 3-hydroxybutyryl-CoA dehydrogenase, which produces MAEQTVAVIGAGTMGNGIAHTFAQYGYPVTLVDVSTERLDKALHTIAANLDRQVAKGSIPETLKDATLARIRTVTTIQEGVRDADLVVEAATEDVTLKLQIFGSIDQAAPEHAILATNTSSISISRIAAATRRPGQVIGMHFMNPVPVMKLVEVINGYATQSTVTDTVVALSQRLEKVPCVVNDYPGFIANRILMPMINEAIFSLYEGVAGVEAIDTVMKLGMAHPMGPLQLADFIGLDVCLSILRVLHDGFGQPKYAPCPLLVNMVTAGRLGIKSGEGFYDYTGGPKNARPSARFRV
- a CDS encoding FMN-binding negative transcriptional regulator, yielding MYIPRRYEEKDRASILDHLRTHSFAILVSVMEGRPIGTHIPLLTVEEGDTLFLVGHISRGNEQKHALVEGATVLAIFPGPHAYVSPRWYTKMMVPTWNYLSVHAYGTVELMEGEALAAAVTAMVDHYEHGMPRPVHVSEIPEKSFQDDLRGIVGFRIRVTELQAVAKLSQNRDDESYHNVARELDQSGDASARDVAAEMRKRRDIS
- a CDS encoding carboxypeptidase-like regulatory domain-containing protein yields the protein MKRLLKICLLGVIGILPASRTFAQFENFKDSVVQLVGVVMSSDSLKALPGATIMVKGERRGAVANEQGVFSIVVLKGDVLQFTFVGYTPVEKKVPTDIVGNQYSLVALMSADTSKYMTTVVLRPRPTREQFERDFVTMEFKDDAMATATKNMDPKQRARLLRTLPRDAREMTNYQLTQQARSMYYTGQAPPQNIFNPFAWSEFIKAWKRGDFKNNSDDNY
- a CDS encoding IMPACT family protein is translated as MDIGADVYYTIDKPSVAEFKDRGSRFIAFAYPILTQADFKECLQKVKKEHPKADHHCFAYRLGVDGLQFRSGDDGEPAGSAGRPILGQLDSKELTNTAVIVVRYFGGTLLGVPGLINAYKTATALALQVVPIVSKPVEVPYELHFDYTQLNDVMQVVRQQQCRVIEQDLQLFCRMVVGIPKVRLTEALYKLGELYTVEVKKV
- the ribD gene encoding bifunctional diaminohydroxyphosphoribosylaminopyrimidine deaminase/5-amino-6-(5-phosphoribosylamino)uracil reductase RibD, with translation MSTHERYMRRCLQLAALGAGSVAPNPMVGAVLVYRDLVIGEGYHQRYGQAHAEVHCIRDAEERFAAGQWANLGFADAGALLAASTLYVSLEPCAHHGKTPPCADLVVAKGIRRVVVGVRDPFPEVNGKGIDKLLRAGIEVICPVLEEDCMALNRRFFTFHTKHRPYIILKWAQSADGCIGREGQRIAVSNAWSKRLVHRWRSEEASILVGGHTARVDDPALTNRYWPGPSPLRLVLDPDGVLTPGMKVLDGEAPTVVYPTRDLREVLSDLHRRSAQSVLVEGGARLLTSFIAGGLFDEIRVIRSETVHLPGGIPAPVMPVVPLQRSFALGDDRVFIYSSFVTHGYWG
- a CDS encoding TonB-dependent receptor, whose amino-acid sequence is MRGKHIVLCLMAIAPVACMAQQELKGLIKDIRTGTPLPGAVVYIPDLKSGAVSDSSGNYRLKNIPPGTFLVDISKTGYARHLETITIKGVSHLDYAMIPSLMELNEITITGVTSATDQNKSPVTVATVDDTYLMENTSTNVIDAVAKVPGVSAMTDGQSISKPVIRGLGYNRVLTINDGVEQVDQAWFDEFGIEADPDAVNRYEILKGPASLSYGSDAIAGVVNLIPEQPLPEGQTKGKILFDYQTNNGLINNMVSLAGTRGGIAWSARIDNIMAHAYQDPYDGYALNSQFSNVNADGTIGVHRKWGYTQLHGSYFDMKTGIVDGTRDSATGLMERQVSYPDLNNGQPTYVIPTEQEQKSYTPFCINQRIRHTKLVWDNSIAIGQGRVTGIFSWQKNQRQETNDPTMPNTPDIYYFSNAATYDIRYLSRQIGGFNYTAGVNGVYQSSQSLGTLMLIPNYNFFQIGGFAIVNQAIGKLHLSGGLRYDTRTFHGVDHWVDSTTQAPVAPDAPNGFHEFQGFTSRFSGLSFSAGVTYDLTSHLYVKANIARGWRAPNVAECGANGVHDGTVVYEIGDPALKPETSLEEDLVFGVRSKDVQVELDLFNNSIHDFIYAQGLQSVFGGDSINNSLNAAGLGDAPVYKYTQGKAQLYGGELSLDIHPSGLRWVELQSGLSVVYGSLLHAPDSVKYLPFVPPTRITADLKFNVLPSAKGVKNAYLKIGVLDCFEQKDVYQQYAIYNGLNTALTPFEYAASRSATKGYVLFNAGLGGDIPSRGRTACQVFIQCTNLFNTAYMDYMSRFKYYPVNYTTDRVGVFNMGRNLSVKLLIPLYFR
- a CDS encoding Mrp/NBP35 family ATP-binding protein; the protein is MTEQQVLKALGNVQEPDLGKDIVTLDMVKDIHIEGRKVRFTVVLTTPACPLKDMIHNACVNAIHLLVDKEAEVDVHFTANVSSNRLDSKQLLPKVRNIIAVVSGKGGVGKSTVAANLALALAKGGASVGLMDADIYGPSVPIMFGVRGERPLMTTVNGKNMIAPLEQYGIQLMSIGLLVDEKQAVVWRGPMVSTAIRQFVTDVYWGELDYLVIDMPPGTGDIHLTLLQTVPVTGVVIVTTPQKVALADARKGIAMFGQAQLNVPIIGVVENMSYFVPAELPDHTYYIFGKEGGRRLAEEFDVPFLGQIPLVQGIREGGDQGVPAMMGDDAVSRKAFLDVAGAAVRSIAMRNAHLDAAKAASVVNA